One genomic segment of Anguilla anguilla isolate fAngAng1 chromosome 2, fAngAng1.pri, whole genome shotgun sequence includes these proteins:
- the LOC118221589 gene encoding Golgi apparatus membrane protein TVP23 homolog A-like — translation MKQALDDTEDVSLDFGAEEEERALRTAKIRHPMATFFHLFFRVSAIITYLFCDWFSKSFVACFVMIITLLSCDFWSVKNVTGRLLVGLRWWNQIDEDGKSHWVFEAKKPCLQNKTTATEAEARIFWLGLIICPLIWTGFFFSTLFSLKLKWLALVIAGISLQAANLYGYIRCKVGGEEGVPSSASSLLGQQFLQRPDIIFGVL, via the exons ATGAAGCAG GCATTGGATGATACTGAGGATGTTTCGCTGGATTTCggagcagaggaggaagaaCGGGCGCTAAGGACTGCGAAAATAAG ACACCCCATGGCTACGTTTTTCCACTTGTTTTTTCGCGTAAGTGCCATCATTACTTACCTGTTCTGTGACTGGTTCAGCAAGAGTTTCGTCGCCTGTTTCGTCATGATCATCACCCTTCTCTCCTGTGACTTCTGGTCTGTAAAG AATGTGACTGGGAGACTGCTGGTGGGCCTTCGCTGGTGGAATCAGATTGATGAAGATGGGAAGAGTCATTGGGTGTTTGAAGCCAAGAAG CCGTGTCTGCAGAACAAGACTACAGCGACCGAGGCAGAGGCCAGGATCTTCTGGCTGGGGCTCATCATCTGCCCTCTCATCTGGACCGGCTTCTTCTTCAGCACACTCTTCTCTCTCAAGCTGAAGTGGCTG GCCCTGGTCATAGCTGGCATCTCTCTCCAGGCTGCGAACCTTTATGGCTACATCCGTTGCAAGgttgggggagaggagggtgttCCCAGCTCTGCTTCCTCCCTTCTTGGACAGCAGTTTCTCCAGAGG ccGGATATAATTTTTGGCGTGCTATAA